From Populus alba chromosome 16, ASM523922v2, whole genome shotgun sequence:
attatttatctttcattttttgtttttgatgcttaatataatttttatttgcataattagtttttattaccattaatttatatcattttatattatgtattctaaataattattaaaaaaaaaattattacaaaggGATTTATCGACGAAAAACATCTGTTGGCATTAGACAGTAGCAGTGACCATGACCGACAAATTTTCAGACGGAGAAATTCGgtcggtgttttcatgactcacTAACAGATTCACCGACggattaattccgtcggtattataaCTTACCGACGCATTTACAGACGGTACATTCTGTCGGTATTCCAACAATTCACCGACTACTTTACCGACGGAATGTAATCGTCGGTGAATTGtatatcaccgacggaataacaatccgtcggtatttttgaagtgggaacttttttttttggtgcgcaaattccgtctgtaaaattatcggtaaatggtttttttgttttgtcgaCCGATATAGTGACGGAATGGGGAATCACCGCCGAAAGGTAAGCCGACGGACTTATTCCGTCGGCAATTTATTCGGTAAAAGTTTTTCCGATGTACTCTCAataatataccgacggaatatttccgtcggtaaaactgtgaattctAGTTGTGATCTAGCATTTTCTCGTAAActatattataaaacatttttgttatagagaaaatatataaaacttttaATGCATTGTATAACCAgcaatttcaataaatttatagcATTGAAATGGTAAAGTGTAACAGTTATGATACGCTGACCATAACAATAAATTAAGTTAAGGAGTTTATCATTTTCTATCAAAATTAACACACTAAATACAAAAATCACAGCAAGACCCAATTTGggtaagaagaaaaaagggatatatatattcatcaatacttagaaaacttttttttgtatatttaggAAGGAACAGCACCTGTTACCAGCTgtgatacaaatatattttgttgtcAATCCCTCACTATAAGAGCTTGTCCACCACATTTATATATAGGCATCCATAATTATATATCTCCTAATTTACACacactataaatataaaataccacACGATTCACCATACTACTTATACCACCTTGTTTGAGTGCCTGATCATGGCTACCGGGCAACATCCCGACCCAGCTCCAGGGGAAATGGCAGCTAATGCGGCACTTGAGAGCCCAGTGATGGTGATAGGGCAAGAGTTCGTGACGCAGCACCCCGTAGACCTAGAAATGATGCAGAAAACATTCAGTCTTGGAATGAATGATTGTAAGGTTACTGATGAAGATGGAAATCTCATTTTCCAAGTCAAAAGCAAGATCGCAACAGTTCGTGATATACGATACTTGCAAGACGCATATGGTaacatttttgtttctcttaaaCATAAGGTAGGCTTCTTTGTTCTCTCGATCGGTTCTGCTATttgatttttagattgtttgttgtttttgggtgctgaaatataaataaaaaaagagcaagTTTGGCTatagacaatattttttaaaaaaattgattaagacttggtataatgaaattattaagaaaataatagtcAATTAGGTTTTGGATTCTAATATGCATGCAGACATAtgcacatttaaaaaaaaattatttgtacaaaatatatatagtgcaTGGGTAAAGATATTTAGGGTATAAAATATATACTCCAAACTTAATtggagttttttgtttttttcacatgTTTCTTTCTATTGCATCATctgaaaatattatgaatttggTCTTTTAGAATCtctgttaaaatattattagtcaCACTGTTGAATAATATggtaaagaaaacataaaaacagaaatataaataaaaaagaaagtaaacagTATGGTGTAGTATAGAAGTTTAAGGGATCCTCTCACACAAATCTATAATTAAACATAAAGATTATTATAGCTAAATAAACCACTGATACTTTTGAAATTAAACCTCTCTCGAGCtatttaataaatgttaaccagcattattattaaatttaactcAACTCAAtttgatttgagttttataCCAAACTAAATAAGAGTTAACCATTTAATACTTAAACAAGACttggtttgatttaaaaataaatctaaaaagacattgttgttaatatttttttaaaataaatcttaaaataaaattattttaaattaatttgaatcaattCAGGTTGATTAACTTAACCTGTAACTTAAATCTTGGACAAGTTCATTGATATGATTGAGTTTTATAACTAAATGATGAATCTGTCATTCTGTATAGGATGTGGAGTTTTCTCGTTCAATATTCTTTGTTTCCATTAATGTTGTTGATAATTTCATTTACTATCCAAATTAGGGAATTAATTATGCATTTCGTCTTATATTTCTAGCTAATGACTGCACATGGAAGGTGGGAGGTTTTCAGAGGAGAAAGCATAGAGCAGAAAGATTTACTTTTCTCAGTCAAGCAGTCATCAGTATTCCAATTAGTTTCGAGCAAGTTACATGTATTCCTACCTTCTAACACGACAGAAAAGCGTTCCTGATTTTAGGATCGAAGGAGCTTTTATCGATAGTTCATGCACTATATATCTTGGAAATTCCAACACCATTGTTGCACAGGTAAGCTCGAAACCAATTTTGATTTTGGAGCACTTAAGtgctttaataattatttttaaaattctttaataataattcttacACTATTTAAATTGGTTAAATatccacattaattaaaaaacaattcttgaaaatgccccccccccccctgtcAGAATGAGATAAGAAGATGTATTCGAAAATATTTCTAATGTGTTGCTTATTAAATGCAGATGCATCAGCAGCACAATCTTAAATCCACGATAAGGTGGAAAGACGATTTTCAAGTGACGGTGTGCCCGAATGTTGATTATGCTTTTATAATAGTTCTTGTGGTAATTCTTGATGCGACCGAGGATAATGATGACAAAacttaaattcaaatttcattttacaTCAATTTTCTTATACAGAATGATGTTAAGGTGTTTTTGTTTATTGCTCTAGAAACattgatttatatgatttttttttattattatatgctCTTTAAGGTGTGTCTTTCAATATTCttgatttaattgataatttgagataaattttttcatatatagagctatttcaaaaaaaaaaaaaattcttaatcacTATAAACCATGTTATATATTAACTAGCCATTTCTATATTACAAGAGAGTGGGTAAaagtatagttttgaaatttgggCCGGTTTGGCGGGTCGACCAGGAACTTGGCCGATCTGGAGCTGGAATCGGGTCGGGTTAAAGAAAAATAGGGAAAGTCATGACTCGGTGTGACCCTGCTTACCTGGCGGGTTGACTCGGTGACCCAGCGAAACCCGATTGTAttccattaacttttttttgtactaaaatgatgttgttttaattttttttaatagagattGATCCGAGCAACCCGGTGACCTAGTCAAAACCCGAAACCTGGGCCTTGAACTAAGCcaagtttaaaaactatgggtaagagagaaaaaagtaaaagaaaatattcttATTCCTAGATGGAAGTGATAAAATCACGTTTAATTGattccaaaataatatttcaatatatatatacataaaacatcaaaatagttgttttaaaattctcaactataaaaattagaagtacatattgtttatttttattattttcaatttaagcaagataagttttttttccttctatttcaaaaaaattatatctaataaacgtatttaattaattttttactaaaaaatatatcatgaataaataaaaatgctacAGATGGAAAAGGAGTTCATACAAACTTTGAGTTCCTGTCGGTACTTTCAAAACACAACCAATTAAGTATTTTTGTCAATACTTGTTAGTAAAACGTTGGCATGGTTTTTTAAGTATATGTTTTGCATAAATAGATGTGGACTTTAGTCGGACacgtcattattttttttaaaaaaagttgttatctATAGAATAAATTTGAGTCTTGATTAGCATGTTAAAAAGTGCTTTGAAGAAAGCTTCGTTTGTAACTtgactaaaattatattttttaaccattacgttatttctttcatattttattagaaTTTGAAACTAAGTATAAAATCTAATATTTCCAAGttagtaaaaaattaatgaaaattatatctatttaatatttttattaaatttaaattttcaaatgaacataattcaaaatatgttaaaaaagtgaaaaaagctTTCTATATTTTCTTACAACGTAATCCACGTCAACTTCAAATAA
This genomic window contains:
- the LOC118056162 gene encoding protein LURP-one-related 10-like, whose protein sequence is MATGQHPDPAPGEMAANAALESPVMVIGQEFVTQHPVDLEMMQKTFSLGMNDCKVTDEDGNLIFQVKSKIATVRDIRYLQDAYGNIFVSLKHKKSVPDFRIEGAFIDSSCTIYLGNSNTIVAQMHQQHNLKSTIRWKDDFQVTVCPNVDYAFIIVLVVILDATEDNDDKT